The following are from one region of the Salvia splendens isolate huo1 chromosome 2, SspV2, whole genome shotgun sequence genome:
- the LOC121778422 gene encoding UDP-glycosyltransferase 86A1-like: protein MKAHAIMIALPYQGHLNPFVDLAVKLASKGITVTFVNTEHAHHQIARSQELPDAGSNIFAAALDIRYATISDGFPLDFDRDLNFIDYWESFLSDFPSRVAEFVGHIISSSDPSVPSFLVSDTFAAWPAMVAQKHNLVNVSFWTQPATEFAINYHLHLVKQNGHYPPTKDDEQMINYIPGVAPISTKDLMSHLQESDATIADEIVFRAFEEVVKADFILHNTVQEVEPHTLSSLSQKQATYAIGPINFSTKCSVPKSLRRQVDCSEWLEARPHGSVLYISFGSIAQTNRQVIQEIAHGLVISGVSFIWAIRPQIVMDDDRDVLPCGFKENVRDRGLVLPWSDQLYVLSSPVVGGFLTHCGWNSILESVWCGVPMICYPILYDQPTNRKLVVDDWKIGINLCDGESVGKEEVAEKINKVMSGEASDCIRKNLKEMRTKLQDAWSENGSSQINFDRFLRDLNDKI, encoded by the exons ATGAAAGCACACGCTATAATGATCGCACTGCCTTATCAGGGCCATCTGAACCCGTTTGTCGATCTCGCAGTGAAGCTAGCTTCAAAGGGCATAACCGTCACTTTCGTTAACACTGAACATGCTCACCATCAGATTGCAAGATCCCAAGAACTCCCCGACGCCGGTTCAAATATCTTTGCGGCGGCCCTCGACATACGCTACGCCACCATCTCTGATGGCTTCCCCCTCGATTTCGACAGAGACCTTAACTTCATCGACTACTGGGAGTCTTTCCTAAGTGATTTTCCATCTCGTGTTGCTGAATTCGTCGGCCACATAATATCGTCGTCGGATCCATCGGTGCCGTCGTTCTTGGTTTCCGACACTTTCGCTGCATGGCCAGCGATGGTCGCCCAAAAACACAACCTGGTCAATGTCTCGTTCTGGACTCAGCCTGCCACAGAGTTCGCTATTAATTATCACTTACATCTGGTTAAACAAAATGGTCATTATCCCCCTACTAAAG ATGATGAGCAGATGATAAATTACATCCCCGGAGTAGCGCCGATCAGTACGAAAGACTTGATGTCGCATCTTCAAGAATCCGATGCAACAATAGCTGATGAGATTGTTTTCAGAGCTTTTGAAGAGGTTGTCAAGGCGGATTTCATCCTGCACAACACAGTGCAAGAAGTAGAACCTCACACTCTCTCATCCCTGAGCCAGAAACAAGCAACATATGCTATAGGCCCCATCAATTTCTCCACCAAATGCAGTGTTCCAAAGAGCTTGCGCCGCCAAGTAGACTGCTCCGAGTGGCTCGAGGCAAGGCCTCATGGCTCGGTCTTGTACATCTCATTCGGAAGCATCGCGCAGACTAATAGACAAGTGATACAAGAGATAGCCCACGGCCTTGTCATTAGTGGTGTGAGCTTCATTTGGGCGATCCGGCCTCAGATTGTGATGGATGATGACAGAGATGTCTTGCCTTGTGGATTTAAAGAGAATGTTAGAGATAGGGGGCTCGTCCTGCCGTGGTCCGATCAACTTTATGTGCTTTCTAGCCCGGTTGTCGGGGGATTTTTGACGCACTGTGGGTGGAATTCGATTCTGGAGAGCGTGTGGTGCGGTGTCCCCATGATATGTTACCCGATTTTGTACGATCAGCCTACCAATCGGAAGTTGGTGGTCGATGATTGGAAGATCGGAATCAATCTTTGCGATGGGGAATCTGTAGGCAAGGAAGAAGTTGCGGAGAAGATAAATAAGGTGATGAGTGGTGAAGCATCAGACTGTATCAGGAAAAATTTGAAGGAAATGAGGACCAAATTGCAAGATGCTTGGAGTGAGAATGGTTCGTCTCAGATAAACTTTGATAGGTTTCTTAGGGATTTGAATGATAAAATCTAG